The following are encoded together in the Glycine max cultivar Williams 82 chromosome 8, Glycine_max_v4.0, whole genome shotgun sequence genome:
- the LOC100803012 gene encoding nodulin-21, with amino-acid sequence MATSTLSHAEEALPSPANQTDQKQTRAITEYHSSIDYLQRAQWLRAAVLGANDGLVSVTSLMMGVGAVKRDEKAMLLAGFAGLVAGTCGMAIGEFVAVCTQYEVELGQMKRDMNMTVGEEKDLEMGMEKRALPNPLQATLASAVSFSIGALVPLLSAAFIENYRNRVIVVVAMASLALVVFGRVVAQLGKTHKMKSCVRFLLGGWIAMAITFGLTKLLGAKALDNE; translated from the coding sequence ATGGCTACTAGTACACTCAGCCATGCAGAAGAAGCACTTCCAAGTCCAGCAAACCAAACCGATCAGAAGCAAACACGAGCTATTACTGAATACCATAGCAGCATTGACTATTTACAAAGGGCACAGTGGCTTCGTGCAGCGGTTTTAGGAGCCAATGATGGGTTGGTTTCGGTTACATCATTAATGATGGGTGTAGGAGCTGTTAAGAGAGATGAAAAGGCTATGCTACTTGCTGGTTTTGCAGGATTAGTTGCAGGAACTTGTGGCATGGCAATAGGAGAGTTTGTTGCTGTGTGCACTCAGTATGAAGTTGAGCTAGGTCAAATGAAGAGAGACATGAACATGACTGTGGGAGAGGAGAAAGACTTGGAGATGGGGATGGAGAAAAGAGCATTGCCTAATCCATTGCAAGCTACTTTGGCATCTGCAGTGTCCTTTTCAATTGGTGCATTGGTGCCTCTACTTTCAGCTGCTTTCATAGAAAACTACAGGAATAGGGTTATTGTGGTTGTGGCAATGGCTAGTTTGGCTTTGGTGGTTTTTGGAAGGGTGGTGGCTCAGCTGGGAAAAACTCATAAGATGAAATCTTGTGTGAGGTTCCTTCTTGGAGGATGGATAGCCATGGCTATTACTTTTGGGTTGACCAAATTACTTGGTGCTAAAGCTTTAGATAATGAATAA
- the LOC100791523 gene encoding VIT-like transporter 1b produces the protein MANATPNGSVPHNHVGAVLPTIPTIKIDEKQTLATSEDHTSIDYLQRAQWLRAAVLGANDGLVSVTSLMMGVGAVKKDAKAMLVAGFAGLVAGACGMAIGEFVAVCTQYEVELGQMKREMNMSEGGERDLETEKRTLPNPLQATWASALSFSIGALVPLLSAAFVADYRTRVIVVVAMASLALVVFGSVGAQLGKTPKLKSCVRFLLGGWIAMSITFGLTKLMGASALE, from the coding sequence ATGGCTAATGCTACACCTAATGGTTCGGTGCCACACAACCACGTAGGAGCAGTGCTTCCAACAATTCCCACAATCAAAATTGATGAGAAGCAAACCCTAGCCACCAGCGAAGACCACACCAGCATTGACTATTTACAAAGGGCACAGTGGCTTCGTGCAGCCGTTTTAGGAGCCAATGATGGGTTGGTTTCGGTAACATCATTGATGATGGGTGTAGGAGCTGTTAAAAAAGATGCAAAAGCTATGTTAGTTGCTGGTTTTGCAGGGTTAGTTGCAGGGGCTTGTGGCATGGCAATAGGAGAGTTTGTTGCTGTGTGCACTCAGTATGAAGTTGAGCTAGGTCAAATGAAGAGAGAGATGAATATGAGTGAGGGAGGAGAGAGAGACTTGGAGACGGAGAAGAGAACATTGCCTAATCCATTGCAAGCTACTTGGGCATCTGCACTCTCCTTTTCTATTGGTGCATTGGTGCCTCTACTTTCTGCTGCTTTCGTAGCAGATTACAGAACTAGGGTTATTGTGGTTGTGGCAATGGCTAGTTTGGCTTTGGTGGTGTTTGGAAGTGTGGGGGCTCAGCTGGGAAAAACTCCTAAGTTAAAATCTTGTGTAAGGTTCCTTCTTGGAGGATGGATAGCCATGTCCATCACTTTTGGGTTAACTAAATTAATGGGTGCTAGCGCTTTAGAATAA
- the LOC100802489 gene encoding vacuolar iron transporter homolog 4: MANLGARTNGISSNQVEIPMHVNGVEPKQGEESNIDYSQRAQWLRAAVLGANDGLVSVASLMMGVGAVKKDISAMILAGFAGLVAGACSMAIGEFVSVYTQYDIEKAQLKRESESNNNRGVNEEAQREKLPKPFQAALASALAFSVGALVPMLAAVFIRSHKVRMGVVAAAVSLALLVFGGVGAVLGNTPVKRSCLRVLIGGWMAMAITFGLTKLIGSAEL, translated from the coding sequence ATGGCCAACCTTGGAGCTAGAACTAATGGAATTTCATCAAATCAAGTTGAGATTCCTATGCATGTAAATGGTGTGGAGCCAAAACAAGGTGAAGAGAGCAACATAGACTACTCTCAAAGGGCTCAGTGGCTTCGAGCCGCGGTGTTGGGAGCCAATGATGGGTTAGTCTCTGTTGCCTCACTGATGATGGGTGTTGGAGCTGTTAAGAAAGACATCAGTGCAATGATTCTTGCTGGTTTTGCAGGACTAGTTGCTGGGGCTTGTAGCATGGCAATTGGAGAGTTTGTCTCTGTGTACACTCAGTATGACATAGAGAAGGCTCAGCTCAAAAGAGAGAGTGAGTCAAACAACAATAGAGGAGTGAATGAAGAAGCTCAAAGGGAGAAGCTTCCAAAACCATTTCAGGCTGCACTAGCATCAGCACTGGCATTTTCTGTTGGTGCTTTGGTGCCAATGCTAGCAGCTGTGTTTATAAGGAGTCACAAGGTTAGAATGggagttgttgctgctgctgttaGCTTGGCATTGTTGGTGTTTGGAGGGGTAGGAGCAGTTCTTGGAAACACTCCAGTGAAGAGGTCTTGTCTTAGGGTTCTTATTGGAGGTTGGATGGCAATGGCCATAACATTTGGTCTCACCAAATTGATTGGCTCTGCTGAACTCTGA